In the genome of Hymenobacter cellulosivorans, one region contains:
- the kdpC gene encoding potassium-transporting ATPase subunit KdpC, which yields MKNQLIPALRLTLVMLLLCCGLYPALVWAAAQVAPGRGQGEQITRQGRVVGFANVGQKFDRPEYFTSRPSAVDYNASGSAGSNKGPSNPEYLAEVHTRVEAFLTQNPTVKRGEVPAELVTASGSGLDPHLSPEGAYAQVERVARLRRLPAERVRQLVAAHVEEPIFAFFGPAKVNLLALNLALDELAPLPQR from the coding sequence ATGAAAAATCAACTCATTCCCGCTTTGCGCCTCACGCTGGTGATGCTGCTGCTGTGCTGCGGCTTGTATCCGGCCCTGGTGTGGGCCGCCGCCCAGGTGGCGCCCGGCCGCGGACAAGGCGAGCAAATCACCCGTCAGGGCCGGGTCGTGGGCTTTGCCAACGTGGGCCAGAAGTTTGACCGGCCCGAGTACTTCACCAGCCGCCCCTCGGCCGTGGACTACAATGCCAGCGGCTCGGCCGGCTCCAACAAGGGCCCGTCGAACCCCGAGTACCTGGCCGAAGTCCACACCCGGGTGGAAGCCTTTCTAACCCAGAACCCCACGGTGAAACGGGGAGAAGTGCCCGCCGAACTGGTTACGGCCAGCGGCTCGGGCCTCGACCCGCACCTGTCGCCCGAAGGCGCCTACGCCCAAGTGGAACGGGTGGCCCGGCTGCGCCGCCTGCCCGCCGAGCGGGTTCGGCAGCTGGTAGCGGCCCACGTGGAAGAGCCCATCTTCGCCTTTTTCGGACCGGCTAAGGTCAACCTGCTAGCCTTGAACCTGGCCCTGGACGAGCTGGCCCCGCTGCCGCAACGCTAA
- a CDS encoding porin, with protein sequence MKHFLTLGLLLTTAGAALAQAPSAADSVAATPPPAANPLTFYGFVDGYYGFDFKHPATNTRPGFLYSHNRQNEFTVNQGLVGLRYDDGRVRGAVGLHAGSYVAANYAAEDPVFKHIYEAYAGFRPFQKAWLDLGIFSSHIGFESALSKDNWTLTRSLMAENSPYYEAGARFTYEVAPQLTLTGLVLNGWQNIRETNQGKALGTQIQWKPTDKLLINSSTFLGNEQPQDSLRRRRYFHNFYLTYAATERLALAAVFDVGKQQSAGRRGYDTWHTAAAFVKLKLADKLSGTLRGEYYYAQRGVIISSLQPARTDADFRVAGGSLNLDYAPAANVLFRVEGRYLQAQDAIFQQRDAQTADGYGNLTTSVALSF encoded by the coding sequence ATGAAACACTTCTTGACCTTGGGCCTGCTGCTCACCACTGCCGGCGCCGCGCTGGCCCAGGCTCCCTCGGCCGCCGATTCGGTGGCTGCCACCCCACCGCCTGCTGCCAATCCGCTGACCTTTTACGGCTTTGTGGATGGCTATTACGGCTTTGATTTTAAGCACCCGGCCACCAACACCCGCCCGGGCTTTCTGTACTCGCACAACCGTCAAAACGAGTTTACCGTCAACCAAGGCCTGGTCGGGCTGCGCTACGACGACGGGCGGGTGCGCGGGGCCGTGGGCCTGCACGCGGGCAGCTACGTGGCGGCCAACTACGCCGCCGAGGACCCCGTGTTCAAGCACATCTACGAAGCCTACGCCGGCTTCCGGCCGTTCCAGAAAGCCTGGCTGGACCTGGGTATTTTCAGCTCCCATATTGGCTTTGAGTCGGCCCTGAGCAAGGACAACTGGACGCTGACCCGCTCGTTGATGGCCGAAAACTCGCCCTACTACGAAGCCGGGGCCCGCTTTACCTACGAAGTAGCCCCCCAGCTCACCCTAACCGGCCTGGTGCTCAACGGCTGGCAGAACATCCGCGAGACCAACCAGGGCAAGGCCCTCGGCACCCAGATTCAGTGGAAGCCGACGGATAAACTCCTGATCAATTCCAGCACCTTCCTGGGCAACGAGCAGCCTCAGGACTCGCTCCGCCGCCGGCGCTACTTCCACAATTTCTACCTCACCTACGCGGCCACCGAGCGGCTGGCTCTGGCAGCGGTATTCGACGTGGGCAAGCAGCAAAGCGCCGGCCGCCGTGGCTACGACACCTGGCACACGGCCGCCGCCTTTGTGAAGCTGAAGCTGGCCGACAAGCTTTCCGGCACGCTGCGCGGTGAGTACTACTACGCCCAGCGCGGGGTCATCATCAGCAGCCTGCAGCCGGCCCGCACCGACGCGGATTTTCGGGTGGCGGGCGGCTCCCTGAACCTGGATTACGCCCCGGCCGCCAACGTGCTGTTTCGGGTGGAAGGCCGCTACCTGCAAGCCCAAGACGCCATTTTTCAGCAGCGCGACGCCCAGACGGCCGACGGCTACGGCAACCTGACGACCAGCGTGGCGCTTTCGTTCTAA
- the kdpB gene encoding potassium-transporting ATPase subunit KdpB, with translation MPSQSQSLFQPALVGQAVKQAFVKLDPRVMFRNPVMFTVEIGTVVMLFVTLGLLVRPDAAQGSFGYNCTVFVVLFLTLLFANFAEAIAEARGKAQADSLRKTRQDTPARLRTAEGSFEEVSSAQLQKGDVFVVEAGEIIATDGEIIEGLATIDESAITGESAPVIREAGGDKSSVTGGTKVLSDRIVVQVTTAPGESFLDKMIALVEGASRQKTPNEIALTILLAGFTLVFVIVCVTLAPFAAYAKTPIAIAAFIALFVCLIPTTIGGLLSAIGIAGMDRALRANVITKSGKAVETAGDIDVLLLDKTGTITIGNRKATHFWPAPGVPISQFIEAATLSSLTDETPEGKSIVELARDNKVSPEQLQARLQGAELIKFTAETRSSGVTLSDGTRLRKGAADAIRQLAEQTGNAYPAEVAERVKTVASNGGTPLVLSHNDRVLGVVELQDIIKPGIQERFARLRNMGIKTVMVTGDNPLTAKFIAEKAGVDDFIAEAKPEDKMHYIRREQEQGKLVAMMGDGTNDAPALAQADVGVAMNSGTQAAKEAGNMVDLDNDPTKLIEVVEIGKQLLMTRGTLTTFSIANDVAKYFAIVPALFMVGIPALGALNIMGLKSPQSAILSAVIFNAIIIPALVPLALKGVAYQPVGASALLRRNLLIYGLGGVLVPFVGIKVIDLLVGVFL, from the coding sequence ATGCCTTCTCAATCCCAATCTTTGTTTCAACCCGCGCTGGTGGGCCAGGCCGTGAAGCAGGCCTTCGTCAAGCTCGACCCGCGGGTGATGTTCCGTAATCCGGTCATGTTTACCGTGGAAATCGGCACGGTGGTGATGCTCTTCGTCACGCTGGGGCTGCTGGTCCGGCCCGACGCGGCCCAGGGCAGCTTCGGCTACAACTGCACCGTGTTCGTGGTGCTGTTTCTGACCCTGCTCTTCGCCAACTTCGCCGAGGCCATTGCCGAGGCCCGCGGCAAGGCTCAGGCCGATTCGCTGCGCAAAACCCGCCAGGACACCCCCGCCCGCCTGCGCACTGCCGAGGGCAGCTTCGAGGAAGTCAGCTCGGCCCAGCTCCAGAAAGGCGACGTATTCGTAGTTGAGGCCGGCGAAATCATTGCCACCGACGGCGAAATCATCGAGGGCCTGGCCACCATTGATGAGTCGGCCATCACGGGCGAATCGGCCCCGGTTATCCGCGAAGCCGGCGGCGACAAATCCAGCGTCACGGGCGGCACCAAGGTCTTGTCCGACCGCATCGTGGTGCAAGTGACCACGGCCCCCGGCGAGTCGTTTCTCGACAAGATGATTGCCCTGGTGGAAGGCGCCTCGCGCCAGAAAACGCCCAACGAAATTGCCCTCACCATCCTGCTGGCGGGCTTCACGCTGGTCTTCGTGATTGTGTGCGTGACGCTGGCACCCTTCGCGGCCTATGCCAAGACGCCCATTGCCATTGCCGCCTTCATTGCCTTGTTCGTGTGTCTGATTCCGACTACCATTGGCGGCTTGCTCTCCGCCATCGGCATTGCCGGCATGGACCGGGCCCTGCGCGCCAACGTCATTACCAAGAGCGGCAAGGCCGTGGAAACCGCCGGCGACATCGACGTGCTCCTGCTCGACAAAACCGGCACCATCACCATCGGCAACCGCAAAGCCACCCACTTCTGGCCCGCCCCGGGCGTGCCCATCAGCCAGTTTATCGAGGCCGCCACGCTTAGCTCCCTCACCGACGAAACGCCCGAGGGCAAGAGCATCGTGGAACTGGCCCGGGACAACAAAGTAAGCCCCGAGCAGCTTCAGGCCCGGTTGCAGGGCGCCGAGCTCATCAAGTTCACGGCCGAAACCCGCAGCAGCGGCGTGACCCTCTCGGACGGCACCCGCCTGCGCAAGGGCGCCGCCGACGCCATCCGGCAGCTGGCCGAGCAAACTGGCAACGCTTATCCTGCCGAAGTAGCCGAGCGGGTAAAAACCGTGGCCAGCAACGGCGGCACCCCGCTGGTGCTCAGCCACAACGACCGGGTGCTGGGCGTAGTCGAGCTGCAGGACATCATTAAACCTGGCATTCAGGAGCGGTTTGCCCGTCTGCGCAACATGGGCATCAAGACGGTGATGGTAACGGGTGATAATCCGCTGACGGCCAAGTTTATTGCCGAAAAAGCCGGAGTCGACGACTTCATTGCCGAGGCCAAGCCCGAGGACAAGATGCACTACATCCGCCGCGAGCAGGAGCAGGGCAAGCTGGTGGCCATGATGGGCGACGGCACCAACGACGCCCCGGCCCTGGCCCAGGCCGACGTGGGAGTAGCCATGAACTCGGGCACCCAGGCCGCCAAGGAAGCCGGCAACATGGTCGACCTCGACAACGACCCCACCAAGCTCATCGAGGTGGTCGAAATCGGCAAGCAGCTGCTCATGACCCGCGGCACGCTCACCACCTTCAGCATTGCCAACGACGTGGCCAAGTACTTCGCCATCGTGCCGGCCCTGTTCATGGTGGGCATTCCGGCCCTGGGCGCGCTGAATATCATGGGCCTGAAGTCGCCGCAGTCGGCTATTCTCTCGGCCGTCATTTTCAACGCTATTATTATTCCGGCCCTGGTGCCGCTGGCCCTGAAAGGCGTGGCTTACCAGCCGGTGGGTGCCTCGGCACTACTGCGCCGCAACCTACTCATCTACGGCCTGGGCGGGGTGCTGGTGCCCTTCGTGGGCATCAAGGTCATTGACCTGCTTGTGGGAGTGTTTTTGTAG